A single Thermodesulfobacteriota bacterium DNA region contains:
- a CDS encoding DUF4258 domain-containing protein, translated as MLLQYSRDLVYFPPCRSDTQVLWPATNSGAGRTVEVTSPSSVSASGRRPRPARCRRLPADDRPDLAAGQEEQALADGIRVAVHGHREMVAEDISYEAVREALRDCTVLENYPDHQRGPCCLMGGRTASGRFLHVVCTTTLEVIVIIPSRRARTSRVRGSGCRRLAETWTSTNSSSGRTRGGLVFSSRLVLS; from the coding sequence GTGTTGCTCCAGTATTCCCGAGACCTTGTGTACTTTCCCCCCTGTCGCTCGGACACCCAGGTCCTCTGGCCAGCGACGAATTCCGGCGCCGGCAGGACCGTGGAGGTGACTTCACCCTCTTCCGTGAGCGCGTCCGGCCGTCGCCCACGCCCGGCACGGTGCCGGCGCCTGCCGGCTGACGACCGTCCGGACCTGGCCGCGGGGCAGGAGGAACAGGCATTGGCGGACGGAATCCGCGTAGCGGTGCACGGTCACCGAGAGATGGTGGCCGAGGACATATCCTATGAGGCGGTTCGGGAAGCGCTCCGGGACTGCACGGTCCTTGAGAATTACCCGGACCATCAACGGGGACCTTGCTGCCTTATGGGCGGTCGCACGGCCTCGGGGCGCTTTCTACACGTCGTGTGTACAACCACCCTCGAGGTCATCGTCATCATTCCCTCCCGCAGGGCGCGTACCTCCCGGGTCCGGGGCTCCGGCTGCCGGAGGCTGGCTGAGACCTGGACCAGCACCAACTCCTCCTCCGGCAGGACGAGGGGCGGCCTTGTCTTCTCCTCCCGGCTTGTTCTATCCTGA